The Henningerozyma blattae CBS 6284 chromosome 6, complete genome genomic interval AATTTTTCTCCATAGTGGAACTGTCCGTTACAAATTGTAAATTGTATTTGATTGGATCTCTCTTATTGATCATTTCAATCAAATAAGTTAATCGGgagattttattattatattcattgTCCATTGAATTATGGAAAGGTTCTTGGCCCGTGATAAATGTTAGCAGAGTAAGCCCCATGGAGTAAAGATCAGATTGATGGCTAGGTGCAGATAAATGGTTAATTAAATTAGGATGCAAATATTCAATGGTGCTCTCCAAAGAGATATCGTTATTGTTAGCGGTGAAATCTTGAAAGACGAAACTGGATGAGAAATCTGTCAAATAGAATTCTGCTTTGTCAAGATCAACCAAGACGTTGGAAGTTTTAATATCCAAATGTATTATgtttaaatctttcaaagTTTTCAACGAATTTaacatattattaaataatttataccAAATGGATTTTTTATCGTCCAATGGCATAGATGTATTCTTACGAATATAATCGTATAGACTTGAATCATATTTAGGTAAGAGTAGCCctggaatattattatgtggaatattaataaatttatcgagttgaatgatattattacttaTCTTTGAATgcaattttatataataaagtatCAACCCTTCATGCAATAGGCGTAATTTGGAACGATAactagaattattattaccgGTGTTGGAAATAGTCTTTATGACTTTATCCGAAgcaaattcaataattcgGCAGTTCATATTATGATAGAGAAGAATCTCCTTATCAGAAATAGTAGATTTGAGGTCATCTAAAGATACAATATTGGGTAATAACAACGTCTGTTTGGAATGGGTTGTCACTGGCGCAGTGGACCGTAGCAGATGATTCAATTGAACATCTTGGTCTAGTATGATATCCAACAATTGATGAATGGATAATTGATTCTGTTGTTGGAATCTTCTATTTCGTTTCAATTTGATTGGTGATGTTGGGGGAGAATTCATTAGAGACATGAAGTATCAAAATTGACTTGATAAAGGTTAAAGTAAAAGCAGTAAGCAAAAAGCACAAAGCAAAAAgcaaaaagataaaaaaaaaagtagtTAGATTATGCTACAAACCCTGTTACAGGGAAAATCTTACTTAACTAAATAAcctattttaaaaactaAGCTCAAAAGAtgtttatatattcatctatttgtttgtttattttgaatatttatataaacaGAGCACGTCCCTAATCCTTTTTGCCTGTATCCTCCAGATCGGCCTAATAAGGAACGGTTTTGCCCCAATCGGCCAATCTCTATCCCGCTGTATCTCGTTACTCAAAAGCCAAGTCGTTTTTTTTGAGTTCTTATTAATCCGAATTCTAAAACGGatttttacattttattttattttttagtGGAACGACACTAAATCATGCCACAAGTCTCATTTGGGTCACCTGTTATCATTTCCATATTTGCTCTGAATTCTTAATTAAGAACGGCGCTACCAAATTACAGAAAATGTCCGGAAGACAGATTAACGTCGTGTTTCACGACATCCCTTAATTTCTGGAGCCGACGGCTTTAGAAGCATACGTAGGACTAACCGATCAGGTAAAGGATATACGTGGCAAAGAAATGACCGTACGAATTTGCTCTGCAGAGAATGCGTGTGGttgcattattatcattgtatgtatatataggtgtaattatatatatgtgtatataaatatagaCATATTTACAAAGAAACGGCAGTTGGAGAGATGAGGAGAGCCTAGATCAATAAGAGTGATGGTTCTGCTTATAGTTAAATGTAGGAATAATTAAGGAAAAGAGGGAAACTAAggtattttgaattttttttattattctattGATTTAGACATGGTTTTAGAGCTGGGTAAGGGGAACAATTGGTTGAATCAACTGGATTTATCTGCAATGTCTTGGGTCCCCTGAGTAATTATttgatcttttttttgcaatttTATCTCcttgaaattattttaacgtatatatatatatatgtgtgtgtgtgtgtgtgtgtgtagGTGTGTAAATAGATGCCtatctatatttatcttttttttaatacctGTAAACTattcaaaaacaaatagAAGTAAAGAATAAACCTTTTGGCAATTATGCATAAAACATATTCTTTAAGAGAAGCGAGAGCTCCTACTGCTTCTCAATTGATTAATCCACCTCCACCTCCCTCTTCAACAAAATCAAGGTTTTTTGGAAGAGGTGGGGTTGCAAACACTTTTCGACGCAACACTGCAGGTGCCTTTGGTCCTGAATTATCAAGAAGGTTGGCTCAATTGGTCAAGGTGGAGAAGAATATTCTAAGATCCATGGAAGTCGCAGCCAATGAAAGAAGAGATGCTGCCACTCAGTTATCGTTATGGGGTATggaaaatgatgatgatgtaTCAGATATTACTGATAAATTGGGTGTTTTGATCTATGAGATTAGTGATTTGGACGACCAATTCATCGATAGGTATGATCAATACCGTTTAACGTTGAAGTCAATTAGAGATATTGAATCTTCAGTGCAACCTTCCAGAGATAGGTCTGACAGATTGACAGACAAAATTCACCTTTTAAGATACAAAGACCCATTATCTCCCAagattgaaattttagaacAGGAATTAGTAAGAGCCAAAGCAGAATCACTAGTAGCAGAAGCTCAATTATCGAATATTACAAGAGCAAAGTTAAGAGCAGCCTTcaattatcaatttgatTCCATTATTGAGCATTCTGAAAAGATTGCTCTTGTTGCAGGATACGGTAAAGCATTGTTAGAATTGTTGGATGATTCTCCTGTGACTCCAGGTGAAACAAGGCCTGCTTATGATGGGTATGATGCATcaaaacaaattattatagatGCAGAAACTTCGTTACAAGAATGGACTTTGGATTCTGCCATAGTAAAACCTACTTTAAGTATTAAACAATTTGCTCAAAGCAATCCAGAGGAGGAGGAAGATGAGGAAGAGGAAGGAGAAGAGTATGAAGGAGAAGATAATATCGAAGGAGAATTGTACCTTGATTCAGATAGTGAAGAACACCAAAAGGgaaaaataatggaaattgatgatgaaggtCGGTATATTgattatgatgatgaacTTGAAGGTGGAGAGGAGGAtgaggaagaagaaatgGGGATTCAGGATGATTATTTCGATTCAGATGGGAACGGCCGTCAATGCGCAGAGCACCATCCTGCTCATAATCACTCTACCAATCATTCTTCTCATTATAAACATCATGGCCAACCGGTTAAAGATATTGGCAATAAAAGATATCAAAATGACCATTATGGGATGCATCACAGGCAACCTCACCATAATcaatatgaatatattgatgaagaaattgaatcTGATGGTGAATATGAAGATGTTCAAGAACATTGGTACCCAGAAGATACTCTCCCTCATCATCCTAGAATGATGGTAGTTTAAAATATACTCTCCCTCTCCCTTCCTCctaccaaaaaaaaaacaaaagcAATActtatatttgtattaaatTAACTGTATtttatagtattattaattgtttgttttgtttgttttgtcttttttttgatgaattagTATTACAAACtgtgtgtttttttttatattatatttgctATTTTTTAGTcaaagttttattttagaatttcattttgaaatttattttatatattttaattttttaaaccTCGAATTATTCATTCTTtagttaatttttaattcttcaatattaaatattaatgtttttattttcattatttcaaaaCTAATACCTTGTCCTTGAAATTTTCTGACACTTTCTTATTTCATTTGTGACACGGAAATATTAAGTAGCCgagttaataattttagaaatttgGTTTACCTAGTATACGAAATTGTTAGGTGAAATGATCAATACATATTTGCAaatgttaataatattgaatttaagaaaataaatgaaatttcagaaaagaaatatatatacatatatataaaaaaaaaaataaaataccCTAATTTTAGAAgctattgaaatattatcatattattctaattcttctacCCAAGTATATCCTGGGGACCATTAAATTGTAATCCCATCAAAATAAGTTTattaggaaaaaaaatggattCCCttacaacaaaaaataagagCGGCAATACTCTATCTACCAATAGTAATGAAATACCCACTGCATCATGGGATACACTTGTTTTAGATGGgcaattatcaaaaaatcTGGCCAAATACaatcaattgattgaaaaaataaccACACAATCTCAAGTAACTAAACTACATTCgttaataattaatgacCATTTAAACCAATCTAATAGTTTATCAGTttttatatcaaatatCCAGCTGAATCATAATAAAGATCTAAGaaaattggaattgaaAAGAACAGATTTAACAAACACATTATCAAACTTTCAATCTTCTTTGTCAACCGTTTCAAAGACAAACAATGTTAcatctttaattaattcaaatattcaatcTATCGATTTACAGAgatctttaattaaaaagacACTAAAATTTCTAAGTCATGTTAGAACTTTGAAAAACGATATCATATTAATTCATTCAGCCCTTTTAACGAAAGATTATTTGGTTGCCGCTAAAGCGATTAGTGAAGTCAGATCCTTACCTCCTGATATAATAGATTCGACTTTTGTTAAAAAGACAGTTCCATCCAGTGAAATTCCAGAAATACcaagaattttaattgataattggTGTAAAGAATTGACCGACCTATTTAAAagtaaatttattgatgcTGCTCggtcaaaaaatattgaagatttaaCCTTAATGTTCAAGATGTTTCCAATGGTAGGTGAAAACACTTTAGGTTTAGATTTGTATTCAAAATACATTTGTGATATTATTGCAAATGAAagtagaaaaattattacagaTGAAAcgaataaaaattcagatAATGGTGCTCATCATATTAATCCAAGTAAAATTCCAGGATTCTATGCCAAAGTTATCcttcatttatttaaaatcgTTTCCACTGTGATTAATGAGCattctaaaattatttcaacaTCTTATGGTAATATCCATATGATTCATGTGATGgagaaaattgaaaaagaaactgATTTACAAACTGGTTTAGTCTTGGATATTTTCTTGGAAACAAGAAAAGTTGACCGTATATTGTCTGAAATTAATGAGTGGAATGATTTACATTcgttaaaaataaaaaatttaaacaaatcACTAGTTGCCAATACTCATCATACAAGAGAAAAAAGTTCATCACCAAGTATACATGGAAAAGTATCATCAACTgagaaaaatttacattCACGAActaattcttctaatgaaaataatattcaagaCTTAGATTCAGTAGTCTCATTCtcaattaatgatttatctttgttaattgatgaattttcACAAATTTTGCAAAATTGGTCCATGTATGCCAGATTCTTCTCTATTAGATGGAATGAATTctctgatattaaattcaatattttacaacCACCTCCACCAATTGCAAACAGTCAGTTTGTATCAAAATTAAGCAATGAGAATTTACTAAATAACTTCGAATCTTTGGTGGTACACAACTTATATAGATCATTTGATAAgagtttaaaaattgaagacTTACCATCATTAAACGATTACATTATAAATGAcgaattaaatttcaaagataTATCTTCTAATCCAATATCTTCTGTTGTCGAAGATttaactttatttattagacgaaatttaatatctacAGTTAATACAGGGCAATTTTCTGTTTTAgataatttcttaaatcaattggctaaatttattcaaaatgaatttttagtCAAATTTATGCaatccaaatttaaatttctaCAGAGCAGACTAAATACTTCAactaatttgaaaaaatacaCGCCAAAATCCTTAGAACCACCACCAAATTCAACTTCATTACATCCACCCTCTTCACCACCACGTTCTAACTCACCTGCAAGTTTTGCTGAAAAATATGCCTCATCTACCTTGTCACAATTCggttttaattttagagGTGCAGCTGCCAACGCATtaacaaatattcaatCCAATTTACAAGCAGTAGTTTCTGATGAGGAATCTGTTTTGGCTCTCCATCATTATCTGATTTATGTTAACACTTTATTTGTTGAGATAATATTCATTCATAAACtattaattgaagaaaCGATTGAAGATAATCCAACAATGttaaaagataattttCCATTTAATAACGAATTTCAAGaggttattattaaattgaaaaattgtgaaaaattaattattagaCAAACAGAAAAATTGCAGAAATGGTCAATTAAATatctatttgaaaatatcgTTAAATCTAAAATACGATCATTGTTGATTCCATTATTTATCAATGGTACAGAAAATTCTTATATTGCAGGCGCTGAAGATTTTGAAGATATGACTACTGTAAACgaatttattacaaaatgGAAACCTTTCATTG includes:
- the COG4 gene encoding Golgi transport complex subunit COG4 (similar to Saccharomyces cerevisiae COG4 (YPR105C); ancestral locus Anc_3.419) — protein: MDSLTTKNKSGNTLSTNSNEIPTASWDTLVLDGQLSKNLAKYNQLIEKITTQSQVTKLHSLIINDHLNQSNSLSVFISNIQLNHNKDLRKLELKRTDLTNTLSNFQSSLSTVSKTNNVTSLINSNIQSIDLQRSLIKKTLKFLSHVRTLKNDIILIHSALLTKDYLVAAKAISEVRSLPPDIIDSTFVKKTVPSSEIPEIPRILIDNWCKELTDLFKSKFIDAARSKNIEDLTLMFKMFPMVGENTLGLDLYSKYICDIIANESRKIITDETNKNSDNGAHHINPSKIPGFYAKVILHLFKIVSTVINEHSKIISTSYGNIHMIHVMEKIEKETDLQTGLVLDIFLETRKVDRILSEINEWNDLHSLKIKNLNKSLVANTHHTREKSSSPSIHGKVSSTEKNLHSRTNSSNENNIQDLDSVVSFSINDLSLLIDEFSQILQNWSMYARFFSIRWNEFSDIKFNILQPPPPIANSQFVSKLSNENLLNNFESLVVHNLYRSFDKSLKIEDLPSLNDYIINDELNFKDISSNPISSVVEDLTLFIRRNLISTVNTGQFSVLDNFLNQLAKFIQNEFLVKFMQSKFKFLQSRLNTSTNLKKYTPKSLEPPPNSTSLHPPSSPPRSNSPASFAEKYASSTLSQFGFNFRGAAANALTNIQSNLQAVVSDEESVLALHHYLIYVNTLFVEIIFIHKLLIEETIEDNPTMLKDNFPFNNEFQEVIIKLKNCEKLIIRQTEKLQKWSIKYLFENIVKSKIRSLLIPLFINGTENSYIAGAEDFEDMTTVNEFITKWKPFIVPYKNILCTDAYNELLSYVVQNIVTVLEDKIMLLKVNELGAAKLDRELSLFIATICSLNYVLREKFTKLTQIVLLLGFDEDDMDPNTNDLKEEIKSSITWVLSPQERIKIRKIKVD
- the TBLA0F01740 gene encoding Eisosome component PIL1/LSP1 family protein (similar to Saccharomyces cerevisiae PIL1 (YGR086C); ancestral locus Anc_3.420); translated protein: MHKTYSLREARAPTASQLINPPPPPSSTKSRFFGRGGVANTFRRNTAGAFGPELSRRLAQLVKVEKNILRSMEVAANERRDAATQLSLWGMENDDDVSDITDKLGVLIYEISDLDDQFIDRYDQYRLTLKSIRDIESSVQPSRDRSDRLTDKIHLLRYKDPLSPKIEILEQELVRAKAESLVAEAQLSNITRAKLRAAFNYQFDSIIEHSEKIALVAGYGKALLELLDDSPVTPGETRPAYDGYDASKQIIIDAETSLQEWTLDSAIVKPTLSIKQFAQSNPEEEEDEEEEGEEYEGEDNIEGELYLDSDSEEHQKGKIMEIDDEGRYIDYDDELEGGEEDEEEEMGIQDDYFDSDGNGRQCAEHHPAHNHSTNHSSHYKHHGQPVKDIGNKRYQNDHYGMHHRQPHHNQYEYIDEEIESDGEYEDVQEHWYPEDTLPHHPRMMVV
- the ISR1 gene encoding putative protein kinase ISR1 (similar to Saccharomyces cerevisiae ISR1 (YPR106W); ancestral locus Anc_3.421) codes for the protein MSLMNSPPTSPIKLKRNRRFQQQNQLSIHQLLDIILDQDVQLNHLLRSTAPVTTHSKQTLLLPNIVSLDDLKSTISDKEILLYHNMNCRIIEFASDKVIKTISNTGNNNSSYRSKLRLLHEGLILYYIKLHSKISNNIIQLDKFINIPHNNIPGLLLPKYDSSLYDYIRKNTSMPLDDKKSIWYKLFNNMLNSLKTLKDLNIIHLDIKTSNVLVDLDKAEFYLTDFSSSFVFQDFTANNNDISLESTIEYLHPNLINHLSAPSHQSDLYSMGLTLLTFITGQEPFHNSMDNEYNNKISRLTYLIEMINKRDPIKYNLQFVTDSSTMEKNWQFEINLIKNNFFNDLYS